In one Arachis duranensis cultivar V14167 chromosome 9, aradu.V14167.gnm2.J7QH, whole genome shotgun sequence genomic region, the following are encoded:
- the LOC107467181 gene encoding uncharacterized protein LOC107467181 has product MIVNGASDPILCRCFPSFLDGPALDWFCSLPADSISRFQELSKQFEDHFVASAIYLHDSDYLTTVKQCPQESLKDYITRFTKIAMKIPDLHPEVHLHAIKSGLRPGKFKETIAVAKPKTLAEFREKAKGQIDIEELRQARKAKRSANTKDDDKPRDNKKGFKPTPRYESYTQFNTNRDDIIKEILNSKLIKPPRKAGSYPEPKNADKSKYCTFHQKYGHTTDECVIAKRSS; this is encoded by the coding sequence ATGATCGTTAACGGTGCATCTGATCCTATTTTATGCCGTTGTTTTCCGTCCTTTCTTGATGGTCCTGCACTTGACTGGTTTTGCTCTTTGCCTGCAGATTCTATATCACGATTCCAAGAGTTGTCAAAGCAATTTGAAGACCATTTTGTAGCATCGGCAATATATTTGCATGATTCTGACTATTTAACCACCGTCAAACAATGTCCTCAAGAAAGCTTGAAAGATTACATCACCCGCTTCACGAAGATAGCTATGAAAATCCCCGACCTCCATCCCGAGGTCCACTTGCATGCCATCAAAAGCGGCCTGCGTCCGGGAAAATTCAAGGAGACCATTGCCGTAGCCAAGCCGAAGACGTTAGCCGAGTTTCGCGAAAAGGCCAAAGGGCAAATAGACATTGAAGAGCTTCGTCAAGCTCGGAAGGCAAAAAGGTCGGCAAATACCAAGGACGATGACAAACCGCGCGATAACAAGAAGGGTTTCAAGCCCACACCCAGATATGAGTCATATACACAGTTCAACACGAATAGAGACGACATTATTAAGGAGATACTGAATTCCAAGCTGATCAAGCCTCCTCGTAAGGCCGGCAGCTATCCCGAGCCTAAGAACGCTGACAAGTCCAAGTACTGCACATTTCATCAGAAGTATGGCCATACAACCGATGAATGCGTGATCGCAAAAAGATCTTCTTGA
- the LOC107467576 gene encoding uncharacterized protein LOC107467576 — protein MMKHTQETTLCLFLVILAAGRMQGSSAVDYTVTNRALSTSGGVRFRDQIGAEYARQTLNKATQFIWSVFQQNNNPSERKTVQKVSLFVDDMDGVAYTSNNEIHLSARYVGSYSGDVKTEVSGVLYHEMTHVWQWNGNGQAPGGLIEGIADFVRLKANLGPSHWVKPGQGNKWDQGYDVTARFLDYCNGLKNGFVADLNKLLKNGYSDQFFVQLLGKTVDQLWKDYKAKYGNIS, from the coding sequence ATGATGAAGCATACTCAAGAAACCACGCTGTGTTTGTTCCTAGTAATCCTTGCAGCGGGAAGAATGCAAGGATCAAGTGCAGTGGACTACACTGTAACGAACAGAGCCCTCTCAACTTCAGGGGGTGTCCGATTCCGTGACCAAATAGGTGCAGAGTACGCAAGACAAACCCTTAACAAAGCCACACAATTCATATGGTCAGTGTTCCAACAAAACAATAACCCCTCTGAGAGAAAAACCGTCCAAAAAGTGAGCTTGTTCGTTGATGACATGGACGGTGTTGCGTACACCAGCAACAACGAGATCCACCTTAGTGCAAGATACGTTGGAAGCTACTCAGGTGACGTGAAGACAGAAGTGAGTGGCGTGTTGTACCATGAGATGACTCACGTGTGGCAGTGGAACGGGAATGGCCAAGCCCCTGGTGGCTTGATTGAAGGGATTGCGGATTTTGTCAGGCTCAAGGCTAACCTGGGTCCTAGCCATTGGGTCAAGCCTGGCCAAGGGAATAAGTGGGACCAGGGTTATGACGTCACGGCTCGCTTTTTGGATTATTGTAATGGCCTCAAGAATGGCTTTGTTGCTGATTTGAACAAGTTGCTTAAGAATGGTTATAGTGACCAGTTCTTTGTTCAGTTGCTTGGCAAGACTGTTGATCAGTTGTGGAAGGATTATAAGGCCAAGTATGGCAACATATCATAA
- the LOC107467182 gene encoding uncharacterized protein LOC107467182: protein MPSPPFDQEIGAEYAHNLAAVNKVSITVENIDGVAFTTSDNNIHVSAGYIEKGRPPSGLVEGMADFVRLRADYAADSWDDVGEDPNWDQGYQGSQLLNFGLNALYDLNN, encoded by the exons ATGCCCTCTCCACCCTTTGATCAGGAAATTGGTGCTGAATATGCCCA CAATCTTGCAGCAGTCAACAAAGTCTCCATCACAGTTGAGAACATCGATGGAGTCGCATTCACTACCAGCGACAACAACATTCATGTGAGTGCAGGGTACATTGAAAAG GGCCGGCCGCCTTCAGGACTTGTTGAAGGCATGGCGGATTTTGTGAGGTTGAGGGCTGACTATGCTGCAGATAGCTGGGATGATGTAGGTGAAGACCCTAATTGGGACCAAGGATACCAA GGAAGCCAGTTGCTCAACTTTGGATTGAATGCCTTATATGATCTCAACAACTGA
- the LOC107467343 gene encoding methylthioribose kinase, with amino-acid sequence MAFSEFRPLDDNSLIEYIKSVPALSSKIGNDFDTLSVKEVGDGNLNFVFIVLNSTGSFVIKQALPYIRCIGESWPMTKERAYFEYLGLKEEGRLSPEHVPEVYHFDRTMSLIGMRYLEPPHIILRKGLIAGIEYPLLAEHMADFMAKTLFFTSLLFRTTSEHKRDVAEYCGNVELCRLTEQVVFSDPYKVSQYNRWTSPYLDRDAEAVREDNLLKLEVAELKSKFCERAQALIHGDLHTGSVMVTRESTQVIDPEFAFYGPMGFDIGAFLGNLILAYFSQDGHADQANDRKAYKEWILKTIEDTWNLFHHKFTALWDEHRNGAGEAYLPAIYNNPEVQLLVQKKYMTDLFHDSLGFGAAKMIRRIVGVAHVEDFESIADAAKRATCEKRALDLAKTILKERRKFEGIAEIVSAIRQYES; translated from the exons ATGGCCTTCTCAGAGTTCCGACCACTCGACGACAACTCCCTCATCGAATACATAAAATCAGTGCCGGCCCTCTCCTCTAAGATCGGCAACGACTTCGACACCTTGTCCGTCAAAGAAGTTGGAGATGGCAACCTTAACTTCGTCTTCATCGTTCTCAATTCCACAGGTTCTTTTGTCATCAAGCAG gcTTTGCCTTATATTCGCTGCATTGGGGAGTCATGGCCGATGACGAAGGAGAGAGCATATTTTGAATACTTGGGGCTGAAAGAAGAGGGTCGCTTGAGCCCTGAGCATGTTCCTGAAGTGTACCACTTTGACCGTACAATGTCATTGATCGGCATGCGTTACTTGGAACCACCACATATAATATTAAGAAAAGGGTTGATAGCTGGAATTGAGTATCCTTTGCTTGCAGAGCACATGGCTGATTTCATGGCCAAGACACTCTTTTTCACTTCTCTCCTTTTCCGTACAACTTCCGAGCACAAAAGGGACG TTGCCGAATATTGTGGTAATGTGGAGTTATGCAGACTCACCGAGCAGGTCGTGTTCTCTGACCCTTATAAAGTTTCTCAATATAATCGTTGGACTTCCCCTTATCTTGATCGTGATGCTGAGGCTGTTCGGGAAGACAATCTGCTGAAGCTTGAAGTCGCCGAGCTGAAATCCAA GTTCTGTGAGAGGGCCCAGGCTCTGATACATGGAGATCTGCACACTGGTTCTGTTATGGTTACTCGTGAATCAACACAAGTTATTGATCCAGAATTTGCATTTTATGGACCAATGGGTTTTGATATTGGAGCATTCCTGGGAAATTTGATTCTGGCTTACTTTTCTCAAGATGGACATGCAGATCAAGCAAATGATCGAAAA GCGTACAAGGAGTGGATTCTTAAGACAATTGAAGATACCTGGAATCTTTTCCATCACAAATTCACTGCTCTTTGGGATGAGCACAGAAATGGTGCGGGTGAGGCATATCTTCCAGCTATCTATAACAATCCTGAGGTTCAGCTGCTTGTACAGAAGAAATACATGACAGATTTGTTTCATGATAGTCTTGGGTTTGGTGCTGCCAAAATGATAAG GAGAATAGTTGGTGTAGCTCATGTTGAGGATTTTGAATCCATTGCCGATGCTGCTAAACGTGCAACATGTGAAAAGCGAGCACTTGATTTAGCTAAGACGATTCTCAAAGAAAGGAGAAAATTTGAAGGCATTGCTGAAATTGTATCAGCAATTCGGCAATATGAATCCTGA